The genomic region GTTGTCGGTGTCGCAGCTGCGCGTGCTGTTCGTGCTCGAGAGGTCCGAGGGCGCGAACCTGCGCGCGCTCGGTGAGGCGCTGGACGCCGCGCCGTCGTCCGTCAGCCGCCTGTGCGACCGGCTGCAGGCGGTCGGCTTCCTGGAACGCGGGCTGAGCGCCACCAGCCGGCGCGAGGTCGAGCTGACGCTGAGCGAGCGCGGGCGGGCCTACCTGGCCGAACTGCGTGAGCGGCGGCGCGAGCACCTCCGCGACGTCGTCGGCACCCTGCCGGCCGCGGCCCGGTCGACGCTGGTCACCGGACTGCGGCAGTTGCGTGACGCGGCCCCGGTGGTGCACCGGCTGGACGACGACGGCGAACCGGGAACGCAGTCCGCCTGACCTCCAGACCGCCACGCTCGCCACCTGTCCAATCTCGTGCGCCGCAACGGCGTTCATCACCGGACCGGTCTGCTAACGTTTGTCGTGCGACAATAGTTTAGTGACGGGGACATTCGACGGTCGGGGCTGGCGTGGCGACAGGGGGCACAGCGGTGCGCTTGCCGATCCCGGGCCGGCGGCATGCGGCCAGGTGACCCTCCGGCGCAGCAGCCGCCGACCTCGTCCCCGCAGACCCACCGGGTCGCCTCGGGAGCGGACCTGCTCGCCGCTCGGCAGGCGGTGCGGGCGGCAGCCGTCGCGGCGGGGTTCGACCTCATCGGCCAGACCAAGGTGGTGACCGCGGCGAGCGAGCTCGTCCGCAACGCCTACATCCACGGCGGTGGCGGCACCATGGACATCACCCCGATCGTCGGGCAGAGCGGCCGCCTCGGCCTGCGGCTGCGGATCAGCGACGACGGACCCGGCATCCTCGACGTGGACGCGGCGCTCGCCGACGGGTTCAGCACCAGCGCCGGCCTGGGTCACGGCCTCGACGGAACGCGCAGACTCGTCGACGAGTTCCACATCGACACGGCGGCGGGTGCGGGCACCACGGTCACCGTCGTGAGATGGGCTCCGTGACGCAGTCCTCGACCCCTGTTCCCTCCCGGAGACCACCCTCATGATCGCTGACCTGCCGGGCACCCCTGCTGTGGCCGATGACGTCCACGCGCTGCGCGCGCAGATCCGGTCGTTGTGCGACGCGCACGGCGTGTCACTCGAGCTCCGGGCCAGACTGGTGCTCAGCGCGACCGCGTTGGTGCGCGAGCAGCTGACCACCGGCCCCGCGACCGTCCACGGCGACCTCCGCACCGAGCGGGACGGCACGTCCGCCACCCTGGTCGTGACCGTGCCCCTCCTCGCGCCACTCGACCTCGCCGGGCCGCTCACCCTCCCCCTGCCACCCGACCCCACCGACGCGCCCGCGGCCGTCTGGCGTGTTCCCGTGCAGGCCCACCCGCGCGGTGGTCAACCGGCGGACGTCATCGACGACCAGAGCGCGACCGAGCTGGAACTGCGCGCCCTGCTGGCCCGCAACGACGCGCTGGAACGCGAACACCTCCAGCTCAAGCACGAACTGTCCGAGACCAACAGCGGCGTCGTCGCCATGTACGTCGAGCTGGAGGAGCGGGACGAACAACTCCGCCGGGCACACGCCGTGATCTTCCGCGAGCTCGAGGACGCCCTCCGCCCGCCACCGCCGATCGTCCCCGGCGTCGAGCTCGGGGTGCACTACCAGCCCGCCGACCGCGACGCCCCCACCGGCGGCGACCTCTACGACTGGTTCGTCCTGGCCGACGGCACCCTGCAGATCACCGTCGTCGACGCCGTCGGCCACGGCGTCACCTGCACCCGCAACGCCTTGAACGTCACCCACACCATCCGCACCCTCAGCCTCGACGGCCACCCGCTCGAGCACCTGGTGCGCCGGGCCGCCGAGATCGGCGACGGCCTCATGGCCACGCTGCTGATCGCCCGCCTGGACCCGCGCACCGGTGCCCTGCGCCTGGCCGGCGGCGGCCACCCACCCGCACTGCTGGTGCCCGCCACGGGCGAACCCCGGTACCTGCCGGCCAAGGGGCGCGGAGTCGGGTTCCCCTCGCCCGGCAGCACCGGCGTCCACGACAGCGTGCTCCTGCCGGGAGACCAGCTGCTGCTCTACACCGACGGGCTCGTGGAGAGCCGCGGCGACGTGGAGGAAGGCGAGCTCCGCCTCGTCCGCACCGCGCAGGCCTACGCGCGTCGGCCGCTCAGCGAGTCACTGCCCGCGGTCGTCGAGGACATGCACGACGTCGTCCTGTACACCGACGACACCGTGCTGCTGGGCGCCCGCTTCACCGGAACCGGACCGGCCGGTTGAGCCGGACTGGGCGTCCTCACGCCGTCTTGGTCAGGCTTCCGGACCGCCGGCCGGTACCTCGACCACCGGCAGCTCCCTGCGCAGCAGACCCGGCACGAAGTCGCCCATCCAGTCCGTGGTCCCCCAGAGGAGCTCCGCCTCCTCCCGCAGCTCGCCGAACTCCGCCTTCGTGATCTTCACCCGCTGCCCCGCCAACGCGCCTGTCTGGTAGTTCTTCCAGTACCAGTTGGGCCGGAAGAGGCCGCGATCGGTCTCCTGCAGGGTGAAGATCCCGTTCTCGTCCTCCAGCAGGTACGGCGCCATGGCGTACTGGGCCAGCTTGCCGTCGCGGTACATCAGGAAGAAGTCGAGGAGCTGGAGCGCGGCGAACCCGGTGATCTTGACGCCGGCGCGGAAGGTGACGCGGGGCCCCAGTTTCACCTGGTGGCGTTCGGCCCATTTCGCGATGTTGCCCTCTTCCGCGGCGTCCACCGCGTTGAGCTCTCGTCCCGCGCCGAGATCGGTCCGCCGGCGCTTGATGATCACCTGTTCCGCGGCCCTCTTCGCCTCGTCCAGCGCCGACGCGAGGCTGCGTCGTCCCGACTCCTGGATGTTCAGGACCGCCTTGACCTCGTGCACCTCGATGGTCGTGGACCTGTTCTTGATGAGAGTCGACCAGGTGTGCTTGTCCTTGTAGAGCCGCTGCGCGATCTCCCTGGCCGTTGAGCCCGTGTAGACGACGGCCTCGCCGTCGATCGTTCCGCGGACGGTGTAGACGTGGCCGATCACGACCGGCTGGGCTGCGGCCGGTGCCGGTGGACCGGTGCGCTGGACCGTCGAACCCCGCAGGAGTGCAGTGGCGGCGGCGTTGCCGGCGTCGCGCTGCAGTGCGAGGAACCGGGCGGCGGCGGGTGAACCTGGCGTCACGGGCCTGGCTGGTGCCGCGGCGGCGTCATGCGCTGGTTTCGCGGGCTTCTCGTGCAGGTTCACGAGAGCCACGCTAGGGAGTGAGTGGTTCTGCGAGCAGGGCGTGCGGCACGGAGATCGGGGCACGAACCGCTGCCCGCACGGGCAGGACGGCGAGCAGCTCCGTCGCCTCCGTCAACCGGGCGGCGCTGTGCTCGGCTGCCGCGGCCCGCGGCGTCGGGCTGCTCCGCGTCGACCTGATGGCCATGCCGGTCACCGAGGTGGAGCTGCGCGGAGGACGCCGCCGCCGCGTTCGCCCGCCGGTGCCGAGTGTGCTGCTCTTTGGGCTCGCCTGGTCGGAACCTTCCGTCCTATGAGGACTACGCCGGCTACACCGACAGGGAGATTCCGGTGGTAGGCCCTCGAACCCGTCGACCGTGAAGGTCAGCCGCCG from Lentzea guizhouensis harbors:
- a CDS encoding PP2C family protein-serine/threonine phosphatase; this encodes MIADLPGTPAVADDVHALRAQIRSLCDAHGVSLELRARLVLSATALVREQLTTGPATVHGDLRTERDGTSATLVVTVPLLAPLDLAGPLTLPLPPDPTDAPAAVWRVPVQAHPRGGQPADVIDDQSATELELRALLARNDALEREHLQLKHELSETNSGVVAMYVELEERDEQLRRAHAVIFRELEDALRPPPPIVPGVELGVHYQPADRDAPTGGDLYDWFVLADGTLQITVVDAVGHGVTCTRNALNVTHTIRTLSLDGHPLEHLVRRAAEIGDGLMATLLIARLDPRTGALRLAGGGHPPALLVPATGEPRYLPAKGRGVGFPSPGSTGVHDSVLLPGDQLLLYTDGLVESRGDVEEGELRLVRTAQAYARRPLSESLPAVVEDMHDVVLYTDDTVLLGARFTGTGPAG
- a CDS encoding ATP-binding protein, which produces MRPGDPPAQQPPTSSPQTHRVASGADLLAARQAVRAAAVAAGFDLIGQTKVVTAASELVRNAYIHGGGGTMDITPIVGQSGRLGLRLRISDDGPGILDVDAALADGFSTSAGLGHGLDGTRRLVDEFHIDTAAGAGTTVTVVRWAP
- a CDS encoding MarR family winged helix-turn-helix transcriptional regulator; this translates as MLLVLTQVVEQVEVMWERSKDVSPAPLSVSQLRVLFVLERSEGANLRALGEALDAAPSSVSRLCDRLQAVGFLERGLSATSRREVELTLSERGRAYLAELRERRREHLRDVVGTLPAAARSTLVTGLRQLRDAAPVVHRLDDDGEPGTQSA